In the genome of Gordonia rubripertincta, one region contains:
- a CDS encoding ABC transporter permease subunit — protein MQHLVFLLLGLGNGAVFGALALAIVLTYRSSGVVNFATGAIALYTAYTYAFLRQGQLLVLIPGVDSIDLGKSMGMWPAMALSLIIAALLGLVLYLLVFRPLRTSPLVARAVAALGISLLIAGLVAQKLGTDPVEVSPIFPTDVWQAGDLQLSADRFYFALTIVVLSVLLALVFRYTKFGLATRASAETERGAYVSGISPDRIAAYNWMLSSAVAGLAGILIAPIVPLVPVAYTLFIVPALAAAILARFDLVVVAVFAGLAVGMLQSEAQYLASQYDFLPSAGLPELVPLVLILAVLLIRAKPLPARGEIILQTLGRAPRPLHVAPTAVVMTIVGIVALVLLEDRMRTGLIVSFIMAIIALSSVVVTGYAGQVSLAQLTIAGAAGFLLGPIANTFHLPFPIAPLVAAICAASLGVVIGLPALRIRGLTVAVVTLAMAFAVEAIWFRNGDIVGTSGVEAPKPSLFGWDLSIGQGLAYPRVTFGVLVLLVLVAVAVSVALLRRSRLGTEMLAVRANERSAAAAGVSVVRVKILAFAIGAFIAGIGGSLLAYQQQTVTFDSYSAMAGVALFATVYLAGITSVAGGILAGVSAANGLIFIFVDELWSVSGWYVVVSSILLIFTVILNPEGIVGPAHSVLANRRAAALRDKAKASPDAHATDAIPTEELPAQPRVLDRTGQSELILTDVSVKYGGAVALSDVSVDVPKGALVGLIGPNGAGKTTLMDAITGFADYTGDVTLSGSSMGGLAPHNRIRAGLGRTFQAIELYDDLSVTENVKVGRTAAVHRPDVNTEHTDTGHLTEVFELLGITEISERPAGELSQGQRQLVSIARALAGSPQSVAAGRAGRWPRQH, from the coding sequence ATGCAGCATCTGGTGTTTTTGCTTCTCGGACTAGGAAACGGCGCAGTTTTCGGTGCCTTGGCCCTTGCAATCGTCCTGACGTATCGCAGCTCCGGGGTCGTGAACTTCGCGACTGGAGCGATCGCGCTGTACACCGCGTACACATACGCCTTTCTTCGGCAGGGGCAACTCCTCGTACTGATACCGGGCGTGGACTCGATCGATCTGGGCAAATCGATGGGAATGTGGCCTGCGATGGCCCTGTCGCTCATCATCGCCGCGCTGCTTGGACTGGTTTTGTATCTGCTGGTCTTCAGGCCATTGCGTACATCACCTCTGGTGGCGCGAGCAGTGGCCGCACTCGGCATCTCGCTGCTGATCGCCGGCCTGGTGGCCCAGAAACTCGGTACGGACCCGGTCGAGGTGAGCCCCATCTTCCCGACGGACGTCTGGCAGGCCGGTGACCTGCAGTTGTCGGCCGACCGCTTCTACTTCGCGCTGACCATCGTGGTGCTGTCCGTGCTGCTTGCACTGGTCTTCCGCTACACCAAGTTCGGGCTAGCGACCCGGGCATCTGCGGAGACCGAACGCGGCGCGTATGTCAGCGGGATCTCGCCCGACCGCATCGCTGCATACAACTGGATGCTCAGTTCTGCGGTCGCGGGTCTGGCGGGAATCCTGATTGCGCCGATCGTCCCGCTGGTACCGGTCGCCTACACCCTGTTCATCGTGCCGGCGCTGGCCGCCGCGATCTTGGCACGCTTCGACCTCGTCGTGGTCGCAGTGTTCGCCGGTCTCGCCGTGGGCATGCTGCAGTCCGAGGCGCAGTACCTGGCATCCCAATACGACTTCTTGCCGTCCGCCGGTTTGCCCGAACTGGTGCCATTGGTCTTGATCCTGGCGGTGCTGCTTATCCGTGCCAAGCCGTTGCCTGCACGTGGCGAGATCATCCTGCAAACCCTGGGACGCGCCCCCCGGCCACTTCACGTCGCTCCTACCGCTGTGGTGATGACGATCGTCGGCATCGTGGCTCTGGTCCTGCTTGAAGACCGCATGCGCACGGGGCTGATCGTCAGCTTCATCATGGCCATCATCGCGTTGTCTTCCGTCGTGGTCACCGGGTACGCCGGTCAGGTATCGTTGGCCCAGTTGACGATCGCCGGAGCCGCGGGCTTCCTGCTCGGACCCATCGCCAACACCTTCCATCTTCCGTTCCCGATCGCTCCGCTTGTGGCTGCGATCTGCGCGGCATCGCTCGGCGTTGTGATTGGACTTCCGGCCCTGAGGATTCGAGGTCTCACAGTCGCGGTGGTGACGCTGGCAATGGCGTTTGCGGTCGAAGCGATCTGGTTCCGCAACGGCGACATCGTCGGCACCAGTGGCGTCGAGGCGCCGAAACCCAGCCTGTTCGGATGGGACCTGAGCATTGGTCAGGGCCTGGCGTATCCGCGGGTGACGTTCGGTGTGCTGGTGCTACTGGTGTTGGTTGCGGTCGCTGTCTCGGTCGCGCTGCTACGGCGCAGTCGACTCGGGACCGAGATGCTAGCAGTCCGGGCAAACGAGAGATCCGCTGCCGCAGCCGGTGTGAGTGTCGTCCGGGTCAAGATTTTGGCTTTCGCGATTGGTGCGTTCATTGCCGGCATCGGCGGCTCATTGCTGGCCTACCAACAGCAGACCGTGACATTCGACTCGTACTCGGCGATGGCCGGCGTTGCGCTCTTCGCCACGGTCTACCTGGCCGGTATCACCTCGGTTGCCGGCGGCATCCTGGCGGGGGTCTCCGCCGCGAACGGGCTGATATTCATCTTCGTCGACGAACTGTGGTCGGTGAGTGGTTGGTATGTCGTGGTCTCCAGCATCCTGCTGATCTTCACTGTGATCCTCAACCCCGAGGGCATCGTGGGCCCGGCACACAGTGTGTTGGCGAACCGCCGGGCCGCAGCGCTGCGGGACAAGGCCAAGGCCTCTCCGGATGCGCACGCCACGGATGCCATTCCCACCGAGGAGCTTCCGGCCCAGCCGCGGGTTCTCGACCGGACGGGGCAGTCCGAGCTGATCCTCACCGATGTGTCGGTGAAATATGGTGGTGCGGTTGCGCTGTCGGACGTATCGGTAGATGTTCCGAAGGGTGCGCTGGTGGGGCTTATCGGGCCGAACGGTGCCGGAAAGACTACACTCATGGATGCCATCACCGGATTTGCGGACTACACCGGCGACGTCACACTGTCGGGGTCGTCCATGGGCGGACTCGCCCCGCACAATCGGATTCGTGCGGGCCTCGGCCGTACCTTTCAGGCGATCGAGCTGTACGACGATCTCAGCGTGACAGAGAACGTCAAGGTGGGCCGAACGGCCGCAGTGCATCGTCCCGACGTCAACACCGAACACACCGATACCGGCCACCTCACGGAGGTATTCGAACTCCTGGGTATCACTGAGATCAGTGAGCGCCCAGCCGGCGAACTGTCACAAGGACAGCGTCAGCTGGTATCGATCGCACGGGCTCTGGCCGGCTCACCCCAATCTGTTGCTGCTGGACGAGCCGGCAGGTGGCCTCGACAGCACTGA
- the istB gene encoding IS21-like element helper ATPase IstB — MTNTTSKPVTSQTVPPLPADLDQALRRLKLASIRRSAPEVLLTAKTQRWTPEEVLRTLVETEIAARDASNIRNRLKAAGFPVTKTLESFDVAASSIPANTFEYLSSLEWVRAQHNLALIGPAGTGKSHTLIGLGIAAVHAGHKVRYFTAADLVETLYRGLADNTVGKTIDTLLRQDLLILDEIGFAPLDDTGTQLLFRLVAGAYERRSLAIASHWPFEQWGRFLPEYTTAASILDRLLHHATIVITDGDSYRMTHRTEVPPT, encoded by the coding sequence ATGACCAACACAACATCGAAACCAGTTACATCCCAAACAGTGCCGCCACTACCGGCCGACCTCGACCAAGCGCTACGCCGATTGAAACTGGCCTCGATCCGCCGCAGCGCCCCCGAGGTCCTGCTCACCGCGAAAACCCAGCGGTGGACACCCGAAGAAGTGCTGCGGACCCTGGTGGAAACCGAGATCGCCGCCCGTGATGCCTCCAACATCCGCAACCGACTCAAAGCTGCCGGGTTCCCGGTCACCAAAACCCTGGAATCGTTCGACGTGGCCGCATCGTCCATCCCGGCCAACACCTTCGAATACCTGTCCTCACTGGAATGGGTACGAGCACAACACAACCTAGCCCTGATCGGCCCAGCCGGAACGGGTAAGAGTCACACCCTGATCGGGCTGGGGATCGCCGCAGTGCACGCCGGGCACAAAGTGCGGTACTTCACCGCCGCTGACCTCGTGGAGACCCTGTATCGCGGGCTCGCCGACAACACCGTCGGCAAAACCATCGACACCCTGCTGCGCCAAGATCTGCTCATTCTCGACGAGATTGGATTCGCCCCGCTCGACGACACCGGCACCCAACTGCTCTTTCGGCTCGTCGCCGGCGCCTACGAACGCCGCTCACTGGCGATAGCCAGTCACTGGCCCTTCGAGCAATGGGGACGATTCCTGCCCGAATACACCACCGCCGCCAGCATCCTCGACCGGCTACTGCACCACGCCACCATCGTCATCACCGACGGCGACTCCTACCGCATGACACACCGAACGGAGGTACCACCCACCTAG
- a CDS encoding Mu transposase domain-containing protein, protein MWTEAKIAAGRDDVPLDVHAANRAARDWCVEVNTRRHSDTLCVPAEQLDVEREVLSALPSLRAQVGPPPVARKVDRLSCIRYASARYSVPNRLIGTTVTLIQDGERLLIAEPASGEVVAEHLLAAPGEVVLNDGHYGGPRTPPSRAPRPKTAVEKQFCDLGEVAEQFLVGAAAIGNTRLGGELDDILGLVTSHSREQVLTALTRAVAFRRFKAADVRSILDAGAGTPNPRPAGTALLGHLPTAPTRSLDAYKLGAGDKEVS, encoded by the coding sequence TTGTGGACCGAAGCCAAGATCGCCGCTGGTCGTGACGACGTGCCGCTGGATGTGCACGCAGCGAACCGGGCCGCGCGGGACTGGTGTGTCGAGGTCAACACCCGCCGCCACAGCGACACGCTGTGCGTGCCTGCTGAGCAACTCGATGTGGAACGAGAAGTGTTGTCGGCGTTGCCGTCTCTGCGTGCTCAGGTCGGTCCACCGCCGGTCGCACGTAAGGTCGACCGCCTCTCGTGTATCCGGTATGCCTCGGCCCGCTACTCAGTGCCCAACCGGCTCATCGGCACCACCGTGACCCTCATCCAGGACGGTGAGCGGCTTCTGATCGCCGAACCCGCCTCCGGTGAGGTGGTCGCCGAACATCTGTTGGCCGCACCTGGTGAGGTCGTCCTCAACGACGGCCACTACGGGGGGCCACGCACACCGCCCAGTCGTGCACCACGACCCAAAACCGCGGTAGAGAAGCAGTTTTGCGATCTCGGTGAGGTTGCTGAGCAGTTCCTGGTCGGTGCCGCAGCCATCGGCAACACCCGCCTGGGCGGTGAACTCGATGACATCCTCGGGCTCGTCACCTCCCACAGCCGCGAACAGGTGCTCACCGCCCTGACCCGGGCGGTGGCGTTCCGGCGGTTCAAGGCCGCCGATGTCCGCTCGATCCTCGATGCCGGAGCCGGCACCCCCAACCCGCGACCGGCCGGCACAGCACTGTTGGGCCACCTGCCAACCGCGCCCACCCGCTCGCTGGATGCCTACAAGCTCGGCGCCGGCGACAAAGAGGTGTCATGA
- a CDS encoding SGNH/GDSL hydrolase family protein yields MPVPYGRSTRRLGIRTMLTTVATAAALVGGLVHAGGAQAADGHPYVNLGDSYSAGASVFPQATNAAMFCSNSLVNYSHLVAERRGTTVADASCSGATTEDLTRPQHLWQGPQITAVGPATRLITMTIGANNNGFFSFATSACQQAWLSAPFAATPCRDRYGTSLVDKIKSSTYPDLVKALRGINRAAPRARVVLVGYPQIFPARGTALCSASLLTTPGDTEYLHRAFVALNDAMRRAAKATRATFVDMTKVSAGHDACAGAQRWVEPTLGAVSFPAMHANVPGQKAMADQVVAALR; encoded by the coding sequence ATGCCCGTGCCGTACGGCCGTAGCACACGCCGCCTCGGCATCCGAACGATGCTGACGACGGTGGCCACCGCCGCCGCGCTTGTCGGCGGACTCGTCCATGCGGGCGGGGCCCAGGCCGCCGACGGACACCCCTATGTGAACCTCGGTGACAGCTACAGCGCAGGAGCATCGGTGTTCCCCCAGGCGACGAATGCCGCAATGTTCTGCTCGAACTCGCTGGTCAATTACTCCCACCTTGTCGCGGAGCGACGCGGGACCACGGTCGCCGACGCCAGCTGCTCGGGCGCGACGACCGAGGATCTCACCCGGCCACAACACTTGTGGCAGGGGCCGCAGATCACCGCGGTGGGACCGGCCACCCGCTTGATCACCATGACGATCGGCGCAAACAACAACGGGTTCTTCAGCTTCGCGACCTCAGCCTGCCAGCAGGCCTGGCTGTCGGCACCGTTTGCGGCCACCCCGTGCCGCGACAGGTACGGCACCTCGTTGGTCGACAAGATCAAGTCCTCGACCTACCCCGACCTCGTGAAAGCGTTGCGCGGCATCAACCGCGCCGCGCCGCGAGCCCGCGTCGTGCTCGTAGGGTATCCGCAGATCTTCCCGGCCAGGGGTACTGCCCTGTGCTCGGCGTCGTTGCTCACGACGCCCGGAGACACCGAATACCTTCACCGGGCCTTCGTCGCCCTCAACGACGCCATGCGCCGCGCCGCCAAAGCCACGCGCGCAACCTTTGTCGACATGACCAAGGTCTCCGCCGGCCACGACGCATGCGCGGGCGCTCAGCGCTGGGTCGAGCCGACGTTGGGTGCGGTCAGCTTCCCGGCGATGCACGCCAATGTACCTGGGCAGAAGGCGATGGCCGATCAGGTAGTGGCCGCACTGCGCTGA